A stretch of the bacterium genome encodes the following:
- a CDS encoding tyrosine-type recombinase/integrase — protein MATIFKRGKTWYIDYRQNGERVQRSLGVHSKRLAELKKGEIELNIERGVLGLGKRVGSSAEAFESFQAEIVDKKSPPWQKRMEQLFRPFRTWVLERPDQLVVKLSASDIEKFLSERRKQISDKTLNEELAIIKRFFQWAVDREYLAKNPAAKIDRYKQAPKAVRTFTPEELGLIWKHATPTQLPFYQMLLFTGLRDGELRNLEWNDVDLNCRQINVRIKQDWKPKTGRGRVIPVGLEAFELLSTRERRGRYVFTTSTGKRWVPPRQPWVDLLGRILDKEGVDLRGQVSIHTFRHTFATTCLTCGIDIKTVSEILGHTSVKMTERYLHLMEDHKAAAIKKVSFGQLVPTARILPTTRS, from the coding sequence ATGGCAACAATTTTCAAGCGCGGGAAGACCTGGTACATTGATTACCGGCAGAATGGAGAGCGGGTCCAGCGGTCCCTCGGCGTCCATTCCAAGCGGCTTGCCGAACTCAAAAAAGGCGAGATTGAGCTGAATATTGAACGCGGGGTCCTTGGGCTTGGCAAGCGCGTGGGCAGCTCAGCGGAAGCCTTCGAGTCCTTCCAGGCGGAAATCGTAGACAAGAAGTCCCCGCCGTGGCAGAAACGAATGGAACAGCTGTTCAGGCCGTTCCGGACCTGGGTGCTCGAGCGCCCCGATCAGCTCGTCGTGAAGTTGTCTGCATCGGACATTGAGAAGTTCCTTAGCGAGCGGAGAAAGCAGATTTCTGACAAGACGCTGAATGAAGAGCTGGCAATCATCAAACGGTTCTTTCAGTGGGCCGTCGATCGCGAGTATTTGGCAAAAAACCCAGCTGCCAAGATCGACCGGTACAAGCAAGCCCCAAAAGCGGTGCGGACCTTCACTCCGGAGGAGTTAGGGCTGATCTGGAAACACGCGACACCGACTCAGCTTCCATTCTATCAGATGTTGTTATTTACTGGTCTGCGGGACGGAGAGCTCCGTAATCTGGAATGGAATGATGTTGACTTGAATTGCCGTCAGATAAACGTCCGGATCAAACAGGATTGGAAACCGAAAACGGGACGTGGCCGAGTAATACCAGTCGGTTTGGAGGCTTTTGAACTTCTGAGCACACGCGAGCGCCGCGGACGATACGTGTTCACGACTTCCACGGGCAAGCGTTGGGTTCCGCCACGGCAGCCATGGGTTGACCTCTTAGGTCGCATCCTTGACAAAGAAGGAGTAGACCTTCGCGGCCAAGTCAGCATTCACACCTTTCGCCATACGTTTGCTACTACATGCCTAACCTGTGGCATTGACATCAAGACTGTTTCGGAAATACTCGGGCATACTTCTGTCAAGATGACGGAGCGTTACCTACACCTGATGGAAGACCACAAGGCAGCTGCCATAAAGAAAGTGAGTTTTGGCCAACTCGTACCTACTGCACGGATTCTGCCAACGACTCGAAGCTAA
- a CDS encoding putative DNA binding domain-containing protein, with translation MDYSELLKNLAAMPRETEWAEFKVNNDRPETIAENISAIANSTALLGREWGYVVWGVDNETHALVGTSFRPHGEKVGNEALENWLLRLVFPQPAVVFREFDHDGKHFVVLEIRAAKHTPVRFKSEDFIRVGSYTKKLKDHPEKERELWRKLGQYEYESEVASEGVSRTEVERLLSFETYFKLLGQPVPSIERMIELFLKEDVIRWRLDNTYDITNLGAILFAHDLGAFGQLARKAIRVIEYKGTGRTETKQESEDSRGYAVSFVNLITRLRLQLPSNEVIENALRKQVPIYPEIALRELVANELIHQDFSVRGSGPMIEIFSDRIEFTNPGESLVDPIRIIDAPPQSRNDRLASLMRRLNVCEERGSGIDKVITSVELFQLPAPKFEKVNGFTRSTLYAPIPFKSMDKSDRIRACYQHACLMYVTNQKTTNASVRQRFGLDDGGVSTATRIIGDTYEANLIKPKTDDAGGVSRRYAEYLPFWA, from the coding sequence ATGGACTATTCTGAATTGCTGAAGAATCTTGCTGCCATGCCTCGCGAGACCGAATGGGCCGAGTTCAAAGTCAATAATGATCGACCGGAAACCATAGCTGAGAACATCTCGGCCATCGCCAACTCCACAGCCTTGCTTGGAAGAGAATGGGGTTATGTCGTTTGGGGCGTAGACAACGAAACACATGCTTTGGTCGGAACTTCCTTTCGCCCACATGGAGAGAAAGTCGGAAATGAGGCTCTTGAGAACTGGCTGTTGCGTCTGGTCTTTCCACAGCCAGCGGTTGTCTTTCGTGAGTTTGATCATGACGGAAAGCACTTTGTGGTTCTTGAGATTCGAGCGGCCAAGCACACGCCGGTTCGATTCAAGTCCGAAGATTTCATCAGAGTTGGCAGCTACACAAAGAAGCTTAAGGATCACCCAGAGAAGGAACGCGAGCTTTGGCGAAAGCTCGGCCAGTATGAGTATGAATCCGAGGTGGCGAGTGAAGGAGTGAGTCGTACCGAGGTTGAGCGGTTGCTCTCGTTTGAAACCTACTTCAAGTTGCTCGGCCAGCCTGTCCCAAGCATAGAGAGAATGATAGAACTGTTCTTGAAAGAAGACGTAATTCGCTGGCGGCTTGATAATACTTACGATATCACTAACCTTGGAGCCATTTTATTCGCACATGATCTTGGGGCATTCGGTCAACTTGCCAGAAAAGCTATCCGCGTGATTGAATACAAAGGCACAGGGCGAACTGAAACCAAGCAGGAAAGTGAAGACTCCCGCGGATACGCTGTGTCCTTCGTGAATTTGATTACACGACTTAGGCTGCAATTGCCATCCAATGAAGTGATCGAAAACGCGCTTCGCAAGCAAGTACCGATCTATCCGGAGATTGCTCTTCGCGAATTGGTCGCCAATGAGCTGATCCATCAGGACTTTTCGGTCCGCGGCTCTGGTCCGATGATTGAAATCTTCAGCGACCGGATTGAGTTTACGAATCCAGGCGAATCACTTGTTGATCCGATCCGGATTATTGATGCACCACCTCAGTCTCGAAATGACAGACTCGCATCACTCATGCGTCGCCTCAATGTGTGCGAAGAACGCGGCAGCGGCATCGACAAGGTTATCACGAGCGTTGAACTTTTTCAGTTGCCTGCTCCCAAATTTGAGAAGGTAAACGGTTTTACCCGCTCAACGCTTTACGCCCCAATTCCCTTCAAGAGCATGGACAAGAGCGACCGGATTCGAGCGTGCTATCAGCACGCCTGTTTGATGTACGTTACGAATCAGAAGACTACTAATGCTTCTGTACGGCAGCGCTTCGGACTCGATGATGGTGGAGTCAGCACAGCGACACGTATCATCGGAGACACTTACGAGGCAAACCTGATCAAACCCAAAACCGATGATGCGGGCGGCGTCTCCCGCCGGTACGCTGAGTACCTTCCCTTCTGGGCTTAG
- a CDS encoding HTH domain-containing protein → MDYYKEALVKSDEPSTQRPCLAIGDLSIFYQANDAGYPWKAVGLMTYSDEKMMNAVDFDFWIDIDADNKGKQTTLRNVEASLSNCKALLEYLSAKLSIDPLDIDVYFSGHGGFHLLLPFKLESIRSVDRLLENVKQTIRAFQQDLAPVWCDGSHIDQGIYNKKGLIRLPWSKHDSALRKVPLSPGDLKMSAPELVALVEAKSDTFPGSYDFQWHKEKKNCTALVELVRRPPRPTHRSTALSGCTSGLLDRVLDDVADETPCVEEIGKFRLPLHSGAKFNLPKMFLLSHLKRLGYPLDIATEIVTAWADRYSLRSRSPANKARQRRIEVESAARTIFRSPPGSNYDFSVNGNCVRCLSNMMHKSAVRPCDSRLCRHNCTGPWREPTRIRLSTLRSKCGNPNNFWVYTTIALNDQIVSLDDLTKELKMSRNTIRATIGNLQRLGLVVEEKSGKSKVIRATRSIKKSMLLKN, encoded by the coding sequence ATGGATTACTACAAAGAAGCCTTGGTGAAATCAGACGAACCCTCGACTCAGAGACCGTGTCTTGCTATCGGCGACTTGAGCATTTTCTACCAGGCAAATGACGCCGGATACCCATGGAAAGCGGTCGGCTTGATGACCTACTCGGACGAGAAGATGATGAACGCTGTTGATTTCGATTTCTGGATTGACATCGATGCTGACAACAAGGGCAAGCAAACAACTTTGCGGAACGTGGAAGCCTCGCTATCGAACTGCAAGGCTTTACTCGAGTATCTATCTGCGAAGCTTTCTATTGATCCGCTGGACATCGATGTGTACTTCAGCGGCCATGGTGGCTTTCACCTGCTTCTGCCGTTCAAATTGGAGAGTATACGCTCCGTAGACCGTCTCTTGGAGAACGTGAAACAGACAATTCGGGCTTTCCAGCAGGACCTTGCACCAGTATGGTGTGATGGATCACACATTGATCAGGGGATATACAATAAGAAGGGCTTGATCAGATTGCCATGGAGCAAACATGATTCTGCCCTTCGCAAAGTACCCTTGTCACCTGGCGATTTGAAAATGTCAGCGCCGGAATTAGTTGCTCTCGTTGAAGCAAAGTCAGACACCTTCCCGGGAAGCTACGATTTTCAGTGGCACAAAGAAAAGAAGAACTGCACGGCACTGGTTGAACTCGTCCGCCGTCCCCCACGTCCAACGCACCGATCAACCGCATTATCCGGATGCACGTCAGGTTTGCTCGACAGAGTATTGGATGACGTGGCGGACGAAACACCCTGTGTCGAAGAAATCGGGAAGTTCAGATTGCCGTTGCACAGTGGCGCGAAGTTCAATCTTCCCAAGATGTTTCTGCTAAGCCATCTTAAGAGGCTGGGTTACCCGCTCGACATAGCAACGGAGATTGTGACAGCATGGGCAGATCGATATTCACTCCGGTCACGAAGCCCAGCCAATAAGGCACGTCAGCGCCGCATTGAAGTGGAGTCAGCGGCAAGAACGATCTTTCGAAGCCCTCCTGGCAGTAACTATGACTTTTCAGTCAATGGAAACTGCGTCAGATGCCTCAGCAACATGATGCACAAGTCAGCTGTAAGGCCGTGCGACTCAAGACTCTGTCGCCACAACTGCACGGGACCGTGGCGAGAACCCACGCGAATCCGCCTTTCAACGCTTCGGAGTAAGTGTGGAAACCCAAACAACTTCTGGGTTTATACAACTATAGCCTTGAACGACCAAATAGTCAGCTTGGACGACCTTACGAAGGAGCTCAAGATGAGCCGGAATACAATTCGCGCGACCATTGGAAATTTGCAGCGCCTTGGACTGGTCGTAGAAGAGAAATCTGGCAAAAGCAAAGTGATCAGAGCGACCAGATCAATCAAAAAGTCCATGTTGCTCAAAAATTGA
- a CDS encoding helix-turn-helix domain-containing protein: MNEERENPFPSHNGSSAGQDAILRKRKRTPRLKQVQLIDGHWDVNQVAYYLQVSAQSVYRWASQGQLKGMKFGGCLRFPIEDIKAISRTGIKRRRLKSKNEATADERS; encoded by the coding sequence GTGAACGAAGAAAGAGAAAACCCGTTTCCGTCACATAACGGGTCGAGCGCCGGTCAAGATGCCATTCTACGCAAACGGAAAAGGACACCCCGGTTGAAGCAAGTGCAGCTCATCGACGGGCATTGGGACGTCAATCAGGTCGCATACTACCTGCAAGTGTCAGCACAATCAGTTTATCGTTGGGCGAGCCAAGGTCAGCTGAAAGGCATGAAGTTCGGCGGCTGCCTGCGATTTCCTATCGAGGATATCAAAGCGATATCCAGAACCGGCATCAAGCGACGACGATTGAAGAGCAAGAACGAAGCTACGGCAGACGAAAGGAGCTAA
- a CDS encoding DEAD/DEAH box helicase family protein codes for MSPSHTEHAFETAIEQHLLDHGYGSGNPEAFDRVRGLFPKDVLDFIQSTQPREWEYVKQLAGTQTEQTVIDDLCRSLNSEHDGCLSVLRHGFKCMGKLLRVAYFAPASGMNPEIQTLYALNRLSLTRQLKYSEKNENALDLCISLNGIPVITAELKNPMTGQTWRSAIHQYQHDRDSKELLFQFKKRALVHFAVDPDEVYMTTQLKGPSTYFLPLNKGLNKGAGNPDNPQGHKTAYLWEQIWQRDSLLDLLARYIHLQVEEKKVDGRKIRKETMIFPRYHQLDAVRKMVADARAAGVGKNYLVEHSAGSGKSNTIGWLAHQLASLHNAKDEKVFDCVIVITDRIVLDQQLQNTIYQFEHKSGVVQKIDLDSTQLANALSAAVPIVITTLQKFPFVTEKIGDIPRRKYAVIIDEAHSSQGGESATELKGVLAGAAIKEEARAKAEEEGLPDYEEEVLRTMAKRGHQPNISFFAFTATPKYKTLEVFGTPGLDDKPVPFHLYSMRQAIEEGFILDVLKYYTTYKTYYRLVKSTEDDPDVDKKKAARALARFMSFHPHNLAQKTEVMVEHFRTFVRHKIGGRAKAMVVTDSRLHAVRYKQAFDKYLNENHYADIKALVAFSGTVEDPDFPGKEYTEVGMNKGIREKELPERFATDEYRLLLVAEKYQTGFDQPLLHTMYVDKRLSGVQAVQTLSRLNRIHPGKEDTFVLDFVNEGDEIRAAFQPYYEETTVSEQAEVSQLYEIKSKLDGYQVYYWEEVQEFARVFYRPKEKQTPSDHARMNACLDPAVNRFAAIEEDEREVFRKTLVAYRNLYSFMSQVIPFQDSDLEKLYSYIRFLLRKLPRKQEGPAYEFQDEVALKYYRLQKISEGTIALEPGIVGTVTGPTEVGSGVTHEAQVKLSELIDVLNERFGTDFKPADELFFESIREDALASDDLRQSALANTMENFGFVFKKRLEDLFIDRMEQNEEITARFMNEDEFKKLVSEHLLKRVYDQFRSDSQSPSAE; via the coding sequence ATGAGTCCTTCACACACTGAGCACGCCTTCGAAACAGCCATAGAGCAGCATCTACTTGACCATGGCTATGGCTCCGGCAATCCGGAGGCGTTTGACCGTGTTCGCGGACTATTCCCGAAAGATGTGCTGGACTTCATTCAGTCCACGCAGCCAAGGGAGTGGGAATACGTCAAGCAGTTGGCCGGAACTCAGACGGAGCAGACAGTCATTGATGACCTTTGCCGATCTCTAAATTCTGAGCACGATGGCTGTCTCTCGGTCTTGCGTCACGGGTTCAAGTGTATGGGCAAGCTCTTACGGGTTGCCTATTTCGCACCGGCCAGCGGGATGAACCCTGAGATTCAAACACTGTATGCACTGAATCGTTTGTCTTTGACAAGGCAATTGAAGTACAGTGAGAAGAACGAGAACGCGCTGGACCTGTGCATCAGTCTAAACGGGATTCCGGTGATCACGGCGGAACTCAAGAATCCGATGACAGGTCAGACTTGGCGGAGCGCCATTCATCAGTACCAACATGACCGGGATTCGAAGGAACTCCTCTTCCAGTTCAAGAAACGTGCACTCGTGCACTTCGCCGTAGACCCGGACGAGGTGTACATGACAACTCAACTCAAGGGACCTTCCACTTACTTTCTGCCCTTGAACAAGGGACTCAACAAAGGCGCGGGCAATCCGGATAATCCTCAAGGCCATAAGACCGCATATCTTTGGGAACAAATCTGGCAGCGGGACAGTCTTCTTGACCTCTTGGCACGTTACATTCACCTTCAAGTAGAAGAGAAGAAAGTTGACGGTCGGAAGATTCGCAAGGAAACGATGATCTTCCCGCGTTATCATCAACTTGATGCCGTTCGCAAAATGGTTGCTGATGCACGGGCAGCAGGAGTGGGCAAGAACTACTTGGTTGAACACTCCGCAGGCAGCGGGAAAAGCAATACAATCGGCTGGCTGGCACACCAACTCGCAAGTCTTCACAACGCGAAGGACGAAAAGGTCTTTGACTGTGTGATTGTAATTACTGACCGTATTGTACTCGATCAACAGTTGCAGAATACGATTTACCAGTTTGAGCACAAGTCGGGTGTCGTGCAAAAGATTGACCTTGATTCGACACAACTGGCCAATGCACTCTCGGCAGCCGTACCGATTGTCATTACAACTCTCCAGAAGTTTCCCTTTGTTACCGAGAAGATAGGTGACATTCCGAGGCGCAAATATGCAGTGATCATTGATGAGGCACACAGTTCACAAGGCGGTGAATCCGCAACTGAACTGAAGGGCGTGCTTGCAGGCGCTGCCATCAAGGAGGAAGCACGAGCCAAAGCAGAGGAGGAAGGCTTACCGGACTACGAGGAAGAGGTGCTTCGCACAATGGCCAAACGTGGTCACCAACCGAACATTAGCTTCTTCGCTTTTACAGCCACCCCCAAGTACAAGACACTCGAAGTTTTTGGTACGCCCGGATTAGACGATAAGCCGGTTCCGTTTCATCTTTACAGCATGCGACAGGCTATCGAAGAAGGATTCATCCTGGATGTCCTGAAGTACTACACAACCTATAAGACCTACTATCGGCTTGTGAAGTCGACTGAAGATGATCCGGATGTAGACAAGAAGAAGGCGGCCAGGGCATTAGCGCGCTTCATGAGCTTCCACCCGCACAACCTTGCCCAGAAGACTGAGGTCATGGTGGAACATTTCCGTACTTTCGTTCGACATAAGATTGGCGGCAGGGCAAAGGCAATGGTCGTAACTGACTCGCGCCTTCACGCAGTACGATACAAGCAGGCGTTTGACAAGTACCTGAATGAGAATCACTACGCTGACATCAAAGCTCTGGTGGCCTTTTCGGGCACCGTGGAAGACCCGGATTTCCCTGGCAAGGAATACACGGAAGTTGGAATGAACAAAGGAATTCGGGAAAAGGAACTTCCAGAGCGGTTTGCAACAGACGAGTATCGACTCCTCCTTGTAGCGGAAAAGTACCAGACTGGATTCGATCAGCCGCTCCTTCACACAATGTACGTCGACAAGCGGCTTTCGGGAGTACAGGCTGTCCAAACCTTGTCGAGACTGAATCGAATTCATCCCGGCAAGGAAGACACATTCGTGCTCGACTTTGTAAATGAGGGCGACGAAATCAGGGCCGCCTTTCAACCATACTACGAAGAAACTACAGTCTCAGAGCAAGCCGAAGTGTCCCAGCTTTATGAAATCAAGTCAAAGCTTGATGGTTACCAAGTCTACTATTGGGAAGAGGTTCAGGAATTCGCTCGCGTGTTCTATCGTCCCAAAGAGAAGCAGACACCCTCTGACCACGCACGCATGAATGCCTGTCTCGACCCAGCGGTAAACCGATTTGCGGCAATAGAAGAAGACGAGCGCGAAGTTTTTCGTAAGACGCTGGTCGCATACCGGAATCTGTATTCATTCATGTCTCAGGTCATACCGTTTCAAGACTCGGACCTTGAGAAGCTCTATTCGTACATCAGATTCCTGCTTCGAAAGCTACCTCGAAAGCAAGAAGGACCCGCTTACGAATTCCAAGATGAAGTTGCCTTGAAGTATTACAGACTCCAGAAGATTAGCGAGGGAACCATCGCCTTGGAGCCAGGAATCGTTGGAACTGTGACCGGCCCAACCGAAGTCGGTTCTGGAGTCACCCACGAAGCACAGGTCAAACTCTCGGAATTGATCGATGTATTGAATGAACGATTTGGTACCGATTTCAAGCCAGCGGACGAACTTTTCTTTGAGTCGATAAGAGAGGATGCCTTGGCGAGTGATGACCTTCGACAATCAGCACTGGCCAATACAATGGAGAACTTCGGTTTCGTTTTCAAGAAACGACTTGAGGACCTGTTCATCGATAGAATGGAACAGAACGAGGAAATCACAGCTCGATTCATGAACGAGGATGAGTTTAAGAAGCTGGTCAGTGAGCACTTGCTGAAGCGCGTCTACGATCAGTTCCGGTCAGACAGTCAGTCACCGTCAGCAGAATAA
- a CDS encoding tetratricopeptide repeat protein — translation MAKTNARKPKRANPYADPEFREKVRTSARFLNALRWNQYLVSTKDREEVPYVADATCEKCGEPLYPIGWASPVKGAGEPSIVLHCPDCMVFTTFRVDDPTWWILRETTVWPERFAGKLRDAKRLLLEAGQKMNEKDFASAIPLLRKSFKLDPFNAVTAYTLAVALEEIGEIHVALKYHAKACELDRFVMEYRLQYGGALLKAGQLYRAQDVFSEAIDRRLHERFNWTFDRDPRAQSPEPELIRAYIGLGLSFEKQKLWVQAKDAYIKATEEDPEHPYAFWYLGGAYHGLGQPEEAAEALEDAVRNQPDRAEIHYELGNEYLALHEPDLAETCFRDALRLKPSFAEAQLTLAYAFDEQGKTDEAIVLYEHLAEYNPDCIPAYTALGYALHKTGKGEEGLGWMQKAIELAPNEPIAYEGLGFILIELGRPEAAIDSLQFAWKELAWVNAGYRLGVVYRRMKRWDEAICVLNDVIRQQPFFPNAYFELGNVCAAIGDIHKAIEYFEKAISQSPGHTEAMLELGLLYVAEQDDPKVTMIVETLKLLDKSKADILQGTLAAAIQREVNDTMEAER, via the coding sequence ATGGCCAAGACAAACGCCCGCAAGCCCAAGCGGGCAAACCCGTACGCTGATCCTGAATTCCGGGAAAAGGTCCGAACAAGTGCTCGATTTCTGAACGCGCTGCGATGGAACCAATACCTCGTGTCTACGAAGGATCGTGAAGAAGTCCCGTATGTGGCCGATGCAACCTGTGAGAAGTGCGGAGAGCCACTGTACCCGATCGGCTGGGCAAGCCCGGTTAAGGGCGCAGGAGAACCTTCAATTGTACTCCACTGCCCGGACTGCATGGTATTCACCACCTTCCGAGTGGATGATCCCACGTGGTGGATACTCCGCGAGACCACGGTTTGGCCAGAGAGATTTGCTGGGAAGCTACGGGATGCAAAGCGGTTGTTGTTGGAAGCTGGCCAGAAGATGAACGAAAAGGACTTCGCCAGTGCAATTCCGCTCTTGCGGAAATCCTTTAAGCTTGATCCATTCAATGCCGTTACCGCCTACACGCTGGCAGTTGCCCTGGAAGAAATTGGTGAAATCCATGTAGCTCTGAAGTACCACGCGAAGGCGTGCGAGCTTGACCGGTTTGTCATGGAATACCGGCTTCAGTATGGCGGCGCCCTGCTTAAGGCTGGCCAACTCTACAGGGCGCAGGACGTATTTTCTGAAGCAATCGATCGGCGGTTACATGAACGGTTTAACTGGACCTTTGATCGCGATCCGCGAGCCCAGTCGCCAGAACCAGAGCTGATTCGTGCGTACATCGGGCTTGGTCTTTCGTTCGAGAAGCAGAAACTGTGGGTGCAGGCCAAAGACGCATACATTAAGGCAACTGAAGAGGACCCAGAGCATCCGTACGCATTCTGGTATCTGGGCGGAGCGTATCACGGACTTGGTCAACCCGAGGAGGCCGCGGAGGCGCTGGAAGATGCTGTGCGGAATCAGCCGGACAGAGCTGAAATTCACTATGAGTTAGGTAATGAGTATTTGGCGCTGCATGAACCGGACTTGGCCGAAACCTGTTTCCGTGATGCTCTAAGATTGAAGCCGAGCTTTGCTGAAGCTCAACTCACGTTGGCTTATGCCTTCGACGAGCAAGGCAAGACGGACGAGGCTATCGTGCTCTATGAACACCTTGCAGAATACAATCCGGATTGCATTCCAGCCTATACCGCGCTGGGCTATGCGTTGCACAAGACTGGAAAAGGCGAAGAGGGCCTTGGCTGGATGCAAAAGGCCATCGAACTCGCACCCAACGAGCCCATTGCTTACGAGGGATTGGGCTTCATACTGATCGAACTTGGCAGACCTGAAGCTGCAATTGATTCACTACAATTCGCGTGGAAGGAATTGGCTTGGGTGAATGCTGGTTACCGGCTTGGTGTTGTCTATCGACGGATGAAGCGTTGGGATGAGGCAATTTGTGTTCTCAACGATGTCATCAGGCAGCAACCATTCTTCCCAAACGCCTATTTCGAATTGGGAAACGTTTGCGCAGCCATCGGTGACATACACAAAGCCATCGAGTATTTCGAGAAAGCAATCTCACAGAGCCCCGGTCATACAGAAGCGATGCTCGAGCTCGGGCTGCTGTACGTAGCTGAGCAAGATGATCCAAAAGTAACGATGATCGTCGAGACACTGAAGCTATTGGATAAGTCAAAGGCGGACATCTTGCAGGGGACGTTGGCTGCTGCGATTCAACGGGAGGTAAATGACACTATGGAAGCAGAACGGTAG